In Lacerta agilis isolate rLacAgi1 chromosome 8, rLacAgi1.pri, whole genome shotgun sequence, one genomic interval encodes:
- the LOC117052462 gene encoding natriuretic peptides A-like, whose product MGLAIPFLLVLFFIGGQLEGRAAHGSELADLKALLELLEDRLESGGKESELGQGLNDPNDETARDISQASATWDNEYARPQGEGAFGPSSWEQQAAREPPAARNRLRALFNSPRSLQRSSNCFGQRLDRIGTSTGLGCNRNRN is encoded by the exons ATGGGATTAGCAATTCCTTTCCTCCTTGTCCTGTTCTTCATTGGCGGTCAACTCGAAGGCAGAGCAGCCCACGGTTCAGAGCTAGCGGACCTCAAG GCCCTTCTGGAGCTCCTGGAAGACAGACTTGAATCCGGAGGAAAGGAGTCGGAACTCGGTCAAGGATTGAACGACCCGAATGACGAAACAGCCAGAGATATTTCCCAGGCTTCTGCCACCTGGGACAACGAATATGCAAGGCCTCAGGGCGAAGGCGCCTTTGGCCCCAGCAGCTGGGAGCAGCAGGCTGCAAGAGAGCCGCCGGCTGCAAGGAACAGACTGAGGGCACTTTTCAACTCTCCCCGCAGCCTGCAAAGGTCCTCAAACTGCTTCGGCCAGAGGCTGGACAGGATAGGGACCTCAACCGGACTTGGCTGTAACAGGAACCGG AACTGA
- the LOC117052463 gene encoding natriuretic peptides A-like yields MDTQGSTAVTFSLLFLLCFQHSTAHPIDSLSPAKELASMEALLQRLEEKVSLMEDLQNSPNLEDPESQREGLAEFLDDGNSQQVDTLVDSAPFLSDRSALLKRMRGIQTAKSMRQSGCFGGRLDRIGSVTGMGCRGTRRN; encoded by the exons ATGGACACCCAGGGCTCGACCGCAGTCACTTTTTCCTTGCTGttcctcctctgcttccagcACTCCACGGCCCACCCCATCGACAGCCTCAGCCCCGCCAAGGAGCTAGCCAGCATGGAG GCCCTTCTGCAGAGGTTGGAGGAGAAAGTCTCCCTGATGGAAGATCTGCAGAACAGCCCCAACCTAGAAGATCCTGAAAGCCAAAGGGAGGGACTGGCCGAGTTCCTGGATGATGGCAACAGCCAGCAAGTCGATACCCTTGTCGATTCAGCCCCGTTCCTCTCCGACCGCAGTGCCCTGCTTAAGCGCATGCGGGGAATCCAGACAGCGAAGAGCATGAGGCAATCCGGCTGTTTCGGGGGGAGACTGGACCGGATCGGGTCCGTGACTGGGATGGGATGCAGAG GGACGAGGAGGAATTAA
- the LOC117052111 gene encoding natriuretic peptides B-like — MDAVAWCRWSSVLLVFSQAGLGLSNPVAWSPSSEELQSLQDLLERLKGKFLEGELEAPILRSDEADDGSDMDLVDAETLSSSQLRLQTSLHPAEVDDHWMKFLASPKRRRYFSGCFGTRLERIGTQTGLGCNVYRARSWRKPRS, encoded by the exons aTGGATGCCGTGGCCTGGTGTCGCTGGTCCTCTGTGCTCTTGGTGTTCTCCCAAGCAGGCCTGGGTTTGAGTAATCCTGTGGCCTGGAGTCCTTCCAGCGAAGAACTGCAGTCCCTGCAG GACCTCCTCGAGCGCCTGAAGGGAAAATTTCTGGAAGGGGAATTGGAGGCTCCCATCTTGAGGTCTGACGAGGCAGATGATGGTTCCGACATGGACCTTGTTGATGCAGAAACCCTCTCCTCCAGCCAGCTCAGACttcagacttccctccaccctgcAGAAGTGGACGACCACTGGATGAAATTCCTGGCTTCCCCAAAGCGGAGGAGATATTTCTCTGGATGCTTCGGGACGAGGCTCGAGCGGATCGGGACCCAGACAGGCCTTGGGTGCAATGTCTACAGAGCCC GTTCTTGGAGGAAACCCAGGAGTTGA